In Vicinamibacteria bacterium, the following proteins share a genomic window:
- the murJ gene encoding murein biosynthesis integral membrane protein MurJ — protein sequence MDPQVKGEEGGGSGSFLRAAGLVSGLTLVSRVLGLVREQVFAALLGAGLHADAFQIAFRIPNLLRDLFAEGTLSAAFVPVYTRALAEEGRPGAHRLSSRLLTLLAALLGVVVAAGIVFAGPLVAVLAPGFRAVPGKAELTVRLTRVMMPFLPLVSFAAVAMGMLNAEERYGPPAFAPAMFNLVAIVWGGALWALGFPLEQVALGWAAGTLLGGAAQLLVQLPSLRRMGWWFVPEWAPGDPGIRRIAGLMAPATVGLAAVQINIFVNSYFASFEPGGVAWLNYAFRILYLPIGIFGVALGTIATTGLARRAAAGDLVGLSETLRQSLFMLAFLTLPATAGLMVLGVPIVRLLYQHGRFAASDTTNTAAALLAYSIGLLAYTGVKVLAPAFYALGKPRVPLLASALAVVTNVVINVLFFTRVGFRAVALGTAVGSLANVAVLLAVFERRVGGLGGRGWPMRFLRILGATAVMALVTWLLAQQLEAWLGSEGLLAQLATGLGPVVVGVLVYGLAAYGLKVPEARAVLDLLKGAGRRDL from the coding sequence TTGGACCCGCAGGTCAAGGGCGAGGAGGGGGGAGGCAGCGGGTCCTTCCTGCGCGCGGCCGGCCTCGTCTCCGGCCTCACCCTGGTCTCGCGCGTTCTGGGCCTGGTGCGGGAGCAGGTCTTCGCCGCCCTCCTGGGCGCCGGCCTTCACGCCGATGCTTTTCAAATCGCCTTCCGCATCCCCAACCTCCTCCGGGACCTTTTCGCGGAAGGCACCCTTTCCGCGGCGTTTGTGCCCGTTTACACCCGAGCCCTGGCGGAGGAGGGCCGTCCCGGCGCGCACCGGCTCTCCTCCCGCCTCCTGACCCTCCTGGCCGCGCTCCTGGGGGTTGTGGTCGCGGCCGGCATCGTGTTCGCGGGTCCCCTGGTGGCGGTCCTGGCCCCCGGCTTTAGGGCCGTGCCCGGCAAGGCGGAGCTCACGGTCCGACTCACCCGGGTCATGATGCCCTTCCTGCCCCTCGTCTCGTTCGCGGCTGTGGCCATGGGGATGCTGAATGCGGAGGAGCGCTACGGGCCGCCCGCCTTCGCCCCCGCCATGTTCAACCTCGTCGCCATCGTCTGGGGAGGGGCGCTCTGGGCCCTGGGCTTTCCCCTGGAGCAGGTCGCGCTCGGCTGGGCGGCGGGCACCCTGCTCGGGGGAGCGGCCCAGCTCCTGGTTCAGCTCCCGTCCCTGCGACGGATGGGCTGGTGGTTCGTCCCCGAGTGGGCCCCCGGCGATCCGGGTATCCGGCGGATCGCTGGGCTCATGGCCCCTGCCACCGTGGGCCTGGCCGCGGTCCAGATCAACATCTTCGTCAACAGCTACTTCGCGTCTTTTGAGCCCGGCGGCGTGGCCTGGCTCAACTATGCCTTCCGGATCCTCTATCTCCCCATCGGGATCTTCGGGGTGGCCCTGGGGACGATCGCCACCACCGGCCTCGCCCGCCGAGCGGCGGCGGGTGACCTCGTGGGCCTGAGCGAGACCTTGAGGCAATCGCTCTTCATGCTCGCGTTCTTGACCCTGCCCGCCACCGCGGGCCTGATGGTGCTAGGGGTGCCGATCGTGCGCCTCCTATACCAGCACGGGCGCTTCGCGGCCTCCGACACCACCAACACCGCGGCTGCCCTTCTGGCCTATTCCATCGGTCTGCTGGCCTATACGGGGGTCAAGGTGCTGGCCCCCGCCTTCTACGCCCTGGGCAAGCCGCGAGTCCCCCTCCTCGCCAGCGCCCTCGCCGTCGTTACCAACGTGGTCATCAACGTGCTCTTCTTCACGCGCGTGGGGTTCCGCGCGGTGGCCCTGGGAACCGCGGTGGGATCGCTCGCCAACGTGGCGGTGCTGCTCGCCGTCTTCGAGCGGCGGGTGGGCGGCCTCGGAGGGCGGGGCTGGCCGATGCGGTTTCTGCGGATCCTGGGGGCCACGGCCGTGATGGCGCTCGTGACCTGGCTCTTGGCGCAGCAGCTCGAGGCCTGGCTGGGGTCAGAGGGTCTTCTCGCTCAGCTGGCCACGGGGCTCGGGCCCGTCGTCGTGGGCGTCCTCGTCTACGGCCTGGCCGCCTACGGCCTCAAGGTTCCGGAGGCGAGGGCCGTCCTGGATCTCCTGAAGGGGGCGGGCCGGCGGGACCTCTAG
- the rpsT gene encoding 30S ribosomal protein S20, whose amino-acid sequence MAQHASALKQMRQSLRHRARNKKSLSQLKTQVKKLRAAIAKGDADAARALLPATVGQIDKAARKGVVHDNAAARYKSRLSRKVNALAGARS is encoded by the coding sequence GTGGCACAACACGCGTCGGCTCTGAAGCAGATGCGGCAGAGCTTGAGGCACCGGGCCCGCAACAAGAAGAGCCTGTCCCAGCTCAAGACCCAGGTGAAGAAGCTCCGCGCGGCCATCGCCAAGGGTGACGCCGACGCCGCCCGCGCGCTCCTGCCCGCGACGGTCGGGCAGATCGACAAGGCCGCCCGCAAGGGCGTCGTCCACGACAACGCGGCCGCCCGATACAAGAGCCGGCTCTCGCGCAAGGTCAACGCCCTGGCCGGGGCGCGTTCCTAG
- the lptF gene encoding LPS export ABC transporter permease LptF yields MASLSLRPTILDRYILREMLPPTGLGLLVFTFVLLINEIPRLLAILVARSADFYTILRVFFNLLPSIFAVTIPMAFLLGVLLAFGRLASDSEIVALRATGVSPLRLLGPVLILSAITGLLTFYINAVALPAANQAHRELVFSLVVTKARTVVKPRTFTDELLPGRMMLYVSDISAETGDWKNVFIHDSREQDAPKVILARTGRLVIDKNQRAVTLHLGPGTQHTFPPADPAKYEESQFKFADFPLPYDEFFPRLPLAKGDREMTLPELQAAIREAQAKGKPPKEYARFAVEWQKKFAIPTACLVFGVLGLGLSLGSRKEARSAAFALAIGVIFVYYVFLRMGEQAGDNGMVSPFLAMWTANIVLGAAAVALLALNNREAAFDPLDPTHYLGWVPKVRRAAPPPGAGSPRPPAQRAAVVLRIPRVVVRFPTLLDRYIARAYFGHFLLVLTGFVSIFTLAEFLDLFNDIQENKVRGVVVVHFYAFHLLAIVNLVAPVAILVAVLVTFGVLARRNEITAMKAGGISVYRAAAPLLGVGLLLSLSLYLAQEFVLPSTNRIAALDFNVIKGRPPQSSGFLDRRWILASDNKLYNYDYLVERKNPAEAGIKDLRSRPEFALFGLSIYDVDGKTWSMRERVFASRAAWNPASETYDLERGWRRLLEPPRSFRSFDLERVRALGRDPGGEIDPPHYFRREEKPSDTLGFAELRTHIASLEALGFDTAPLQVQLHRKLAFPAVGLIMTLLGIPFSFTVARRGALYGIGASVVIAIVYWACLGIFEALGNNALLPPLLAAWAPNLIFGAAGLYLMLTLET; encoded by the coding sequence ATGGCGTCTCTCTCGCTGCGGCCCACCATTCTCGACCGCTACATCCTGCGCGAGATGCTCCCACCCACCGGCCTCGGGCTCCTGGTCTTCACCTTCGTCCTCCTCATCAACGAGATCCCCCGCCTGCTCGCCATCCTCGTGGCACGCAGCGCCGACTTCTACACCATCCTGCGCGTGTTTTTTAATCTGCTGCCCAGCATCTTCGCCGTGACCATACCCATGGCCTTCCTGCTCGGGGTGTTGCTGGCCTTTGGGCGCCTGGCCAGCGACAGCGAGATCGTGGCCTTGCGGGCCACGGGCGTGAGCCCTCTGCGCCTGCTGGGACCGGTGCTCATTCTCTCCGCCATTACGGGCCTCCTCACCTTCTACATCAACGCGGTGGCCCTGCCCGCGGCCAACCAGGCCCACCGAGAGTTGGTCTTCTCGCTGGTGGTGACCAAAGCCCGGACGGTGGTGAAGCCGCGGACCTTCACCGACGAGCTGCTCCCCGGCCGCATGATGCTCTATGTCTCCGACATTTCCGCCGAAACCGGGGACTGGAAGAACGTCTTCATTCATGACAGCCGGGAGCAAGACGCCCCCAAGGTGATCCTGGCCCGCACCGGCCGGTTGGTGATCGACAAGAACCAGAGGGCGGTGACGCTTCACCTGGGGCCGGGCACCCAGCACACGTTCCCGCCCGCCGACCCCGCGAAGTACGAGGAGTCCCAGTTCAAGTTTGCGGACTTCCCCCTCCCCTACGACGAGTTCTTCCCTCGGTTGCCCCTGGCCAAGGGGGACCGGGAGATGACCCTGCCCGAGCTTCAGGCGGCCATTCGGGAGGCCCAGGCCAAGGGTAAGCCGCCCAAGGAGTACGCCCGATTCGCGGTGGAGTGGCAGAAGAAGTTCGCGATCCCCACCGCCTGCCTGGTCTTTGGCGTTCTCGGGCTGGGTCTGTCCCTGGGTAGCCGGAAAGAGGCTCGCTCCGCCGCCTTCGCCCTTGCCATCGGTGTGATCTTCGTCTACTACGTCTTCCTCCGCATGGGGGAGCAGGCCGGTGACAACGGCATGGTCTCTCCCTTCCTGGCTATGTGGACGGCGAACATCGTTCTGGGGGCGGCGGCGGTGGCGCTCCTCGCCTTGAACAATCGCGAGGCCGCTTTCGATCCCCTGGACCCAACCCATTACCTCGGGTGGGTGCCCAAGGTGCGCCGGGCCGCGCCACCCCCCGGGGCCGGCTCCCCCCGGCCCCCGGCCCAAAGGGCGGCGGTGGTGCTCCGCATCCCCCGGGTGGTGGTGCGCTTCCCCACCCTCCTCGACCGCTACATCGCCCGCGCCTACTTCGGGCACTTCCTGCTCGTGCTCACCGGCTTCGTGTCCATCTTCACCCTGGCCGAGTTCCTGGACCTCTTCAACGACATCCAAGAGAACAAGGTCAGGGGGGTGGTGGTCGTGCACTTTTACGCGTTCCACCTCCTCGCCATCGTCAACCTGGTGGCCCCGGTGGCGATCCTGGTGGCGGTGCTCGTGACCTTCGGCGTGCTCGCCCGTCGCAACGAGATCACGGCCATGAAGGCGGGCGGCATAAGCGTGTACCGCGCCGCCGCCCCCCTCCTCGGCGTGGGTCTCTTGCTGAGCCTCAGCCTCTACCTCGCCCAGGAGTTCGTGCTGCCCAGCACCAACCGCATCGCGGCCCTGGACTTCAACGTGATCAAGGGACGGCCGCCCCAGTCCTCCGGCTTCCTGGACCGACGCTGGATCCTGGCCAGCGACAACAAGCTCTACAACTACGATTACCTGGTGGAGCGGAAGAACCCGGCCGAGGCCGGGATCAAGGACCTCCGGAGCCGACCCGAGTTCGCCCTCTTTGGCCTTTCCATCTACGACGTGGACGGCAAGACCTGGAGCATGCGGGAGCGGGTGTTCGCCAGCCGTGCCGCCTGGAACCCGGCCTCCGAGACCTATGACCTGGAGCGGGGCTGGCGGCGCCTGCTCGAGCCCCCCAGGTCCTTCCGGAGTTTCGACCTGGAGAGGGTGCGGGCCCTCGGCCGCGACCCCGGGGGCGAGATCGACCCTCCCCACTACTTCCGCCGCGAGGAGAAGCCATCCGATACCTTGGGATTTGCCGAGCTCCGGACCCACATCGCCTCTCTCGAGGCCCTGGGCTTCGATACCGCTCCCCTCCAAGTCCAGCTCCACCGCAAGCTGGCCTTCCCGGCGGTGGGCCTCATCATGACCCTGCTCGGGATCCCCTTCTCGTTCACGGTAGCCCGCCGGGGCGCTCTTTACGGGATCGGAGCCTCGGTCGTGATCGCGATCGTCTACTGGGCTTGCCTGGGAATCTTCGAGGCCCTCGGCAACAATGCCCTCCTGCCTCCCCTGCTCGCGGCCTGGGCCCCGAACCTGATCTTCGGGGCAGCGGGTCTCTACCTGATGCTGACGCTCGAAACCTGA
- the xerD gene encoding site-specific tyrosine recombinase XerD: MSVAITEEYLDHLRVERGLAPNSLLAYGRDLARLGAYARRRGKSLLALRQADLAAFMGSLRSAGLSPRSVARSVHCIRGLYRFAVREGRLPVDPMENLKAPRAFKGLPRCLTPAQVDALLEAPDAATPLGIRDRAILEVLYASGLRVSELIGLKPGDLDLEVGLLTCFGKGRKERLVPVGGVAVRWVERYLREVRPRLAKDGGDPSLFLNQRGRRLSRMGLWSIVRRHAVTAGVERVLTPHVLRHSFASHLLERGADLRSLQAMLGHADISTTQIYTHVTRERLRKLYDQFHPRA, from the coding sequence GTGAGTGTGGCCATCACGGAGGAGTACCTCGACCACCTGCGGGTGGAGCGCGGTCTCGCCCCCAATTCGCTCCTGGCCTACGGCCGGGATCTGGCCCGGCTGGGGGCCTACGCGCGGCGGCGTGGGAAGAGCCTTCTCGCCCTCCGCCAAGCCGACCTCGCGGCGTTCATGGGCAGCCTGCGCTCGGCAGGGCTCTCCCCGCGGTCGGTGGCGCGGAGCGTGCACTGCATCCGCGGCCTCTATCGTTTCGCGGTCCGCGAGGGTCGGCTCCCGGTCGACCCCATGGAAAACCTGAAGGCCCCCCGGGCCTTCAAGGGACTGCCGCGCTGCCTGACCCCGGCGCAGGTGGACGCCCTGCTGGAGGCCCCGGATGCCGCGACCCCCCTCGGGATCCGGGACCGGGCCATCCTGGAGGTCCTTTACGCGAGCGGCCTGCGGGTCTCGGAGCTCATCGGCCTCAAGCCGGGGGATCTAGATCTGGAGGTGGGGCTCCTGACTTGTTTCGGGAAGGGGCGCAAGGAGCGGCTGGTGCCGGTGGGGGGGGTGGCCGTGCGCTGGGTGGAGCGCTACCTCCGCGAGGTCCGGCCCCGGCTGGCCAAGGACGGCGGGGACCCCAGTCTCTTCCTGAACCAGCGCGGTCGACGCCTCTCGCGCATGGGGCTGTGGTCGATCGTGCGGCGGCACGCGGTCACGGCGGGGGTGGAGCGAGTCCTGACTCCCCACGTGCTCCGCCACTCGTTCGCCAGCCACTTGCTGGAGCGGGGTGCGGACCTGCGGTCGCTGCAGGCCATGCTCGGGCACGCCGACATCTCCACCACCCAGATCTACACCCACGTCACGCGCGAGCGGCTGCGCAAACTCTACGATCAGTTCCACCCTCGGGCCTGA
- the metK gene encoding methionine adenosyltransferase encodes MAKNGRHLFTSESVTEGHPDKIADQISDAVLDALLAQDPYSRVACETLVTTGLAFVAGEITTQAYAELPDIVRQTIKDVGYTRAKYGFDYETCAVISSIHGQSPDIAQGVDPGGAGDQGLMFGYACNETEELMPLPIMLAHKLVRRLTQVRKEEILDYLRPDGKSQVTVEYDGQKPVRVEAVIISAQHSSLVKIETIREDILEKVIHAVIPSNLLDSRTKYFINPTGRFVVGGPQGDCGLTGRKIIVDTYGGVGSHGGGAFSGKDPTKVDRSASYMARHIAKNVVAAGLADHLELQIAYAIGVADPVSVMVDTMGTGKVPETKIVEAVREIFPLTPKGIIEYLNLRRPIFKKTAAYGHFGRSEPEFTWERTDKAEALRSFMKR; translated from the coding sequence ATGGCGAAAAACGGGCGTCATCTCTTCACCTCGGAGTCGGTGACCGAAGGGCACCCCGACAAGATCGCGGACCAGATCTCGGACGCGGTCCTGGACGCGCTTCTCGCGCAGGACCCCTATAGCCGCGTGGCCTGCGAGACCCTGGTCACCACCGGCCTCGCCTTCGTGGCGGGCGAGATCACGACCCAGGCCTACGCGGAGCTCCCCGACATCGTCCGCCAGACCATCAAGGATGTCGGCTACACGCGCGCCAAGTACGGCTTCGACTACGAAACCTGCGCGGTCATCTCCTCCATTCACGGGCAGTCCCCCGACATCGCCCAGGGCGTGGATCCGGGGGGGGCGGGGGACCAAGGCCTGATGTTCGGCTATGCCTGCAACGAGACCGAAGAGCTGATGCCGTTGCCCATCATGCTCGCGCACAAGCTGGTGCGGCGGCTCACCCAGGTCCGGAAGGAGGAGATCCTCGACTACCTCCGGCCGGATGGCAAGAGCCAAGTCACGGTGGAGTACGACGGGCAGAAGCCGGTCCGGGTGGAGGCCGTGATCATCTCCGCCCAACACAGCAGCCTGGTCAAGATCGAGACCATCCGGGAGGACATCCTGGAGAAGGTCATCCATGCCGTGATCCCCAGCAACCTCCTCGACTCGCGGACGAAGTACTTCATCAACCCCACCGGACGGTTCGTGGTGGGGGGGCCCCAGGGGGACTGTGGCCTCACCGGTCGCAAAATCATCGTGGACACCTACGGAGGCGTGGGCAGCCACGGGGGCGGCGCCTTCTCGGGGAAGGACCCGACGAAGGTGGACCGCTCGGCGTCCTACATGGCCCGCCATATCGCCAAGAATGTGGTGGCCGCCGGCCTCGCCGATCACCTCGAGCTGCAGATTGCCTACGCGATCGGGGTGGCGGATCCAGTCTCGGTGATGGTCGACACCATGGGCACGGGCAAGGTCCCGGAGACCAAGATCGTGGAAGCGGTGCGCGAGATCTTTCCCCTCACCCCCAAAGGGATCATCGAGTACCTGAACCTGCGCCGACCCATCTTCAAGAAGACCGCCGCCTACGGCCACTTCGGACGCAGCGAGCCGGAGTTCACCTGGGAGCGGACGGACAAGGCCGAGGCCCTCCGCTCTTTCATGAAGCGCTGA